A window from Streptomyces sp. NBC_00271 encodes these proteins:
- a CDS encoding sugar phosphate isomerase/epimerase family protein, which translates to MKIALDPYMIRNVPLLELPAVVAELGYEWIELSPREDFIPFFRHPRVDDATVRKFRKALDSAGVGVSSVLPLFRWSGPDEDARQAAVRYWKRAIRITADLGVDSMISELNGRPEDPDRSEAQFWKSMDDLLPLLEQEGIRLTLEPHPDDFIENGHDAINLIRGINHPNVGFLYCAPHTFHIGNDAPGIIQYAGDLLTHVHLADALDHTASSGNRYILNPPGTHARIHQHLDIGQGEVDFAELFRELRANGFDGTLTACVFAWEERAKESSVFMRKKIDEYLATWS; encoded by the coding sequence GTGAAGATCGCCCTCGATCCCTACATGATCCGCAACGTTCCGCTCCTCGAACTACCCGCTGTGGTCGCCGAGTTGGGCTACGAATGGATCGAACTCTCCCCCCGGGAGGACTTCATCCCCTTCTTCCGGCACCCGCGCGTCGACGACGCGACCGTACGGAAGTTCCGCAAGGCACTGGACTCGGCGGGCGTCGGCGTCTCCTCCGTCCTGCCCCTGTTCCGCTGGTCGGGACCGGACGAGGATGCCCGGCAGGCCGCCGTCCGCTACTGGAAGCGCGCCATCCGGATCACCGCGGATCTCGGCGTGGACAGCATGATCTCCGAGCTCAACGGCCGGCCCGAGGATCCGGACCGCAGCGAGGCCCAGTTCTGGAAGTCGATGGACGATCTGCTGCCGCTCCTGGAGCAGGAGGGCATCCGCCTCACCCTGGAGCCGCACCCCGACGACTTCATCGAGAACGGCCACGACGCGATCAACCTGATTCGCGGCATCAACCACCCGAACGTCGGCTTCCTGTACTGCGCCCCGCACACCTTCCACATCGGCAACGACGCTCCCGGCATCATCCAGTACGCCGGCGACCTGCTCACCCACGTCCACCTCGCCGACGCCCTGGACCACACCGCGTCCTCCGGCAACCGCTACATACTCAACCCGCCCGGCACGCACGCCCGGATCCACCAGCACCTCGACATCGGCCAGGGCGAGGTCGACTTCGCCGAACTCTTCCGCGAGCTGCGCGCGAACGGCTTCGACGGCACCCTCACGGCCTGTGTCTTCGCCTGGGAAGAACGCGCCAAGGAGTCCTCCGTCTTCATGCGGAAGAAGATCGACGAGTACCTGGCCACCTGGTCCTGA
- a CDS encoding Gfo/Idh/MocA family protein, translating to MSTSAKPLSVAVIGAGMAGRSHAAGYRNVNTVFGAGLPPVRLAAIADANIELGEDAARRYGFEKALPSWEAVAEDPTIDAVSIVVGNALHRPIAEALVTAGKHVLCEKPLAGSLEDARAMAELERSAEVVTAVGYTFRRSPAIAAIREHVRRGELGDPTLFSGRYWCDYATDPNGPLSWRFKGGLGSGALGDIGSHVIDAAEYVAGSIASVSGASLSTQIPKRPLPLGAVVGHNAAPVSDEFGEVENEDTASFTARFESGLVGTFSVTRTGFGLPNGLSFDILGVGGRAAFDQHRPAEYLFDDAQPEARTRGARQIIVGPQLPYFAGGVPMEAPGVGASNSDNFTYQARAFLDQVAGVAEPLPACATFADALRTMEIIRAVVESSLGGGAAVTVPPAA from the coding sequence ATGTCCACATCCGCCAAACCCCTCTCCGTCGCGGTGATCGGCGCCGGCATGGCAGGCCGCAGCCACGCCGCCGGCTACCGCAACGTCAACACGGTCTTCGGCGCCGGTCTGCCGCCGGTCCGGCTGGCCGCGATCGCCGATGCCAACATCGAGCTCGGCGAGGACGCCGCCCGCCGCTACGGCTTCGAGAAGGCACTCCCGAGCTGGGAGGCCGTCGCCGAGGACCCGACGATCGACGCCGTCAGCATCGTGGTCGGCAACGCGCTGCACCGACCGATCGCCGAGGCACTGGTCACCGCGGGCAAGCACGTGTTGTGCGAGAAGCCGCTTGCCGGTTCGTTGGAAGACGCCCGCGCCATGGCCGAGTTGGAGCGCTCCGCCGAGGTCGTGACCGCCGTCGGGTACACCTTCCGCCGCTCCCCCGCCATCGCCGCGATCCGCGAGCACGTCCGGCGTGGCGAGCTGGGTGACCCGACCCTGTTCAGCGGCCGCTACTGGTGCGACTACGCGACCGACCCTAACGGGCCGCTGAGCTGGCGGTTCAAGGGCGGCCTCGGTTCCGGTGCGCTCGGTGACATCGGCTCGCACGTCATCGACGCCGCCGAGTACGTCGCGGGGTCCATCGCCTCGGTCTCCGGTGCCTCGCTGTCGACGCAGATCCCCAAGCGGCCCCTGCCGCTGGGCGCGGTCGTGGGGCACAACGCGGCTCCCGTCTCCGACGAGTTCGGTGAGGTCGAGAACGAGGACACCGCGTCCTTCACCGCCCGCTTCGAGTCCGGTCTCGTCGGCACCTTTTCGGTGACACGCACCGGCTTCGGCCTGCCCAACGGGCTGTCCTTCGACATCCTGGGCGTCGGTGGCCGCGCCGCGTTCGACCAGCACCGGCCCGCCGAGTACCTCTTCGACGACGCCCAGCCCGAGGCTCGTACCCGAGGCGCGCGCCAGATCATCGTCGGCCCGCAGCTGCCGTACTTCGCGGGCGGGGTCCCGATGGAGGCGCCGGGTGTGGGCGCCAGCAACTCCGACAACTTCACCTACCAGGCCCGGGCCTTCCTCGACCAGGTCGCGGGCGTCGCCGAGCCGCTGCCGGCCTGCGCCACATTCGCCGACGCGCTGCGGACCATGGAGATCATCCGGGCCGTCGTCGAGTCCTCCTTGGGCGGTGGCGCCGCCGTCACGGTTCCGCCCGCCGCCTGA
- a CDS encoding sugar phosphate isomerase/epimerase family protein: MALKLGAYTACLHDRPLTEALDILKENGLTSVEVNTGGFIPSPHCPVDLLLSSATAREEYLATFADRGMELTGLNCNGNPLNPLPGVGPKHADDLRRTIRLAGLLGVRHVVTMSGTPGSDPDAKYPSWVVNPWDGVYMDVLDYQWGVAVEFWKEIDALARENDVRVAIEMHPHNLVFSPVTVKRLVDETGATNVGAEMDPSHLMWQGMDIVACIKWLGPLVFHAAAKDATLCPGADIRGVLDTSFTRVPADAPGKVPTGYGFWCNAWPENPAWKFVAVGVGHDVAYWTEFLRALAEIDPDMAVNIEHEDAAYSQTEGLTLAAKNLQGAAAAL; this comes from the coding sequence ATGGCCCTCAAACTCGGCGCCTACACCGCCTGTCTGCACGACCGGCCCCTCACCGAGGCCCTCGACATCCTCAAGGAGAACGGCCTGACCTCCGTGGAGGTCAACACCGGCGGCTTCATTCCGTCCCCGCACTGCCCGGTCGACCTGCTGCTGTCCTCGGCCACCGCGCGCGAGGAGTACCTGGCGACCTTCGCCGACCGCGGGATGGAGCTGACCGGCCTCAACTGCAACGGCAACCCGCTCAACCCGCTCCCCGGCGTCGGCCCGAAGCACGCCGACGACCTGCGCCGCACCATCCGCCTCGCCGGCCTGCTCGGGGTGAGGCACGTGGTGACCATGTCCGGCACACCGGGCTCCGACCCCGACGCCAAGTACCCGTCCTGGGTCGTCAACCCCTGGGACGGCGTCTACATGGACGTCCTGGACTACCAGTGGGGCGTGGCCGTCGAGTTCTGGAAGGAGATCGACGCGCTGGCCCGGGAGAACGACGTCCGGGTCGCCATCGAGATGCACCCGCACAACCTGGTGTTCTCCCCGGTCACCGTGAAGCGGCTCGTCGACGAGACGGGCGCGACGAACGTGGGCGCGGAGATGGACCCCTCGCATCTGATGTGGCAGGGCATGGACATCGTCGCCTGCATCAAGTGGCTGGGTCCGCTGGTGTTCCACGCCGCGGCCAAGGACGCGACGCTCTGCCCCGGCGCCGACATCCGTGGCGTGCTGGACACCTCGTTCACCCGCGTGCCCGCCGACGCGCCGGGCAAGGTGCCCACCGGCTACGGGTTCTGGTGCAACGCCTGGCCCGAGAACCCGGCGTGGAAGTTCGTCGCCGTCGGCGTCGGACACGACGTCGCCTACTGGACCGAGTTCCTGCGCGCCCTCGCCGAGATCGACCCGGACATGGCCGTGAACATCGAACACGAGGACGCCGCCTACTCCCAGACCGAGGGACTGACTCTGGCCGCCAAGAACCTGCAGGGCGCCGCGGCCGCCCTGTAG
- a CDS encoding replication-relaxation family protein, giving the protein MGLPRTGNNMMWWQPDLGLVAGESAEAVAAAQVAVDASKGIGTITSYATEVALPVKGTWKNPAIGSARADVVVIAPDDDVPLLFIEVDNCTEEAVLIAAKFDKYARFFRRKEEDTDGIEICVRWNDSEI; this is encoded by the coding sequence ATGGGATTGCCTCGAACCGGCAACAACATGATGTGGTGGCAGCCCGACCTCGGCCTGGTGGCTGGGGAGTCGGCCGAAGCGGTTGCCGCCGCGCAGGTCGCCGTCGACGCCTCCAAGGGGATCGGCACCATCACCTCCTACGCCACCGAGGTCGCGCTCCCGGTGAAGGGCACCTGGAAGAACCCCGCTATCGGCAGCGCCCGCGCCGACGTCGTCGTGATCGCCCCAGATGACGATGTGCCCCTGCTGTTCATCGAGGTCGACAACTGCACCGAGGAAGCCGTCCTCATCGCCGCGAAGTTCGACAAGTACGCCCGGTTCTTCAGGCGGAAGGAGGAGGACACCGACGGCATCGAGATCTGTGTGCGGTGGAACGACTCGGAGATCTAG
- the tpg gene encoding telomere-protecting terminal protein Tpg produces MGQIDDAIERADREAFTREPPKTLPTRINYLLKQLGSAKAVAAELGVTADSVNRYRRGARKNPPKDITAKIDAAVRSRWQPLVRKRRRKQAAATGGITVETRARFGYTAPIGTTDDGRFRRLTVHLPATYAQRLFDARDAGADDQEMRRIIAEGFKDIYFQDGGSRATGISDVAINDIDYLDLDF; encoded by the coding sequence GTGGGACAGATCGACGACGCGATCGAACGCGCCGACCGGGAAGCCTTCACCCGAGAACCGCCCAAGACCCTTCCGACCCGCATCAACTACCTCCTCAAACAGCTGGGGAGCGCGAAGGCCGTCGCGGCGGAACTCGGCGTCACCGCCGACTCGGTGAACCGCTACCGGCGCGGAGCCAGGAAGAACCCGCCCAAGGACATCACCGCCAAGATCGACGCCGCGGTGCGATCCCGCTGGCAGCCGCTGGTTCGCAAACGCCGACGCAAGCAGGCCGCCGCCACGGGCGGCATCACCGTCGAGACGAGGGCCCGCTTCGGCTACACCGCCCCCATCGGCACCACCGACGACGGCCGCTTCCGTCGCCTCACCGTCCACCTCCCCGCGACCTACGCACAGCGCCTCTTCGACGCCCGCGACGCCGGTGCCGACGACCAGGAAATGCGCCGGATCATCGCCGAAGGATTCAAGGACATCTACTTCCAGGACGGCGGAAGCCGCGCCACGGGAATTTCGGACGTGGCCATCAACGACATCGATTACCTCGACCTGGATTTCTGA
- the tap gene encoding telomere-associated protein Tap, with protein sequence MASEEELFASVDALLEAEPQLPHPAERARLREAAGITQARLATALKTTTQSVKNWENGRSEPKSPRLEAYQRLLNGWAAKYPAHGTPVTVPAPLLPSPQQETPSTAFTAPAPALHETDATAPVKTPDAWAPQGRPIALPATSAHQPVKRPAAQPLDTDQRFPHGPLAVLDGDGSAYATAGIVLDCPAATIPELVEWTLAESGLGAAKLHRNGKDADPLIVLTASAAVKLGLPEHLEGHEQRRSLRLPADHPVVKQVAKAKWNLTQRGFGPWARIYRPAQSGRRQCVQLAVLSWDALDERSWPGVAQMEPADIARVLGVYAMRVSTPRGSTAVCGLELMTALRPPTRALQDKETGNWVSGHNPGSVGTEPMDPAPPEATPEHPVVVNSGWSGGFLDEEAYQWVRDVDLLTGQEAALPWAVGLDLNTAFLAASARLTVGLSAPDHFYAPAFNPKIPGSWLVDLSRIETDPRLPSPFTPSGIRPQGPAWYQTHTVAYAQELGHNVAPIEAYLRRETGAYLDPWHDRLKTAYVDTLADLGVTKDLTDTEFLAAMERHKDADPALAAVLAAIKATIKGGIGKLRERPQGRHYRQGERWPALERPTWRPDIRAAVISKARVNMHRKLNNMVKMTGLYPLAVLSDCVVYPSPGRSPLDFLPYSASGKPQPGGFRLGPTPGLAKLEGVQDLAWAVDLMEQGLNPARHIKGGDAVMDDGE encoded by the coding sequence GTGGCATCCGAGGAAGAGCTGTTCGCGTCGGTCGACGCACTGTTGGAGGCGGAGCCGCAGCTCCCTCATCCCGCAGAGCGCGCCCGGCTGCGTGAGGCCGCCGGTATCACCCAGGCCCGATTGGCGACCGCACTGAAGACCACAACTCAGTCCGTCAAGAACTGGGAGAACGGCCGGAGCGAGCCGAAGTCGCCCCGCCTGGAGGCATATCAGCGACTGCTGAACGGCTGGGCTGCGAAATACCCCGCACATGGCACGCCCGTGACGGTGCCGGCCCCGCTTCTTCCCTCGCCCCAACAGGAGACGCCTTCCACGGCGTTCACGGCCCCCGCACCCGCGCTCCACGAGACCGACGCCACCGCACCGGTGAAGACGCCCGACGCTTGGGCACCCCAAGGGCGCCCCATCGCCCTGCCCGCCACATCCGCACACCAGCCGGTGAAGAGGCCAGCTGCCCAACCCCTCGACACCGACCAGCGCTTTCCCCACGGCCCACTCGCCGTCCTGGACGGCGACGGCTCCGCCTACGCGACAGCCGGCATCGTGCTCGACTGCCCCGCCGCCACCATCCCGGAACTCGTGGAATGGACGCTCGCGGAATCCGGCCTCGGCGCAGCCAAACTGCACCGCAACGGCAAGGACGCCGATCCCCTGATCGTCCTCACCGCAAGCGCCGCGGTGAAACTCGGCCTCCCCGAGCACCTCGAGGGCCACGAGCAACGCCGCTCCCTGCGCCTGCCCGCCGACCACCCGGTGGTCAAGCAGGTGGCGAAGGCGAAATGGAACCTCACCCAGCGCGGCTTCGGCCCGTGGGCGCGCATCTACCGTCCCGCGCAGTCGGGCCGACGCCAGTGCGTCCAGCTCGCCGTCCTGTCCTGGGACGCCCTCGACGAGCGTTCCTGGCCGGGCGTCGCACAGATGGAGCCGGCCGACATCGCCCGCGTCCTGGGCGTCTACGCGATGAGGGTCAGCACCCCGCGCGGCAGCACGGCCGTCTGCGGACTGGAGCTCATGACCGCGCTGCGCCCGCCCACCCGGGCCCTCCAGGACAAGGAGACCGGGAACTGGGTGTCCGGCCACAACCCGGGTTCAGTGGGCACCGAACCGATGGATCCGGCGCCGCCGGAGGCCACCCCCGAACATCCCGTGGTCGTGAACTCCGGCTGGAGCGGTGGCTTCCTGGACGAAGAGGCCTACCAGTGGGTCCGCGACGTGGACCTGCTCACGGGGCAGGAGGCGGCCCTGCCGTGGGCGGTGGGCCTGGACCTGAACACCGCGTTCCTCGCGGCCTCGGCCCGCCTCACGGTGGGCCTGTCCGCCCCGGACCACTTCTACGCTCCCGCGTTCAACCCGAAGATCCCCGGCTCCTGGCTGGTCGACCTCAGCCGCATCGAGACGGACCCGCGTCTGCCCTCGCCGTTCACCCCGTCCGGGATCCGCCCCCAGGGCCCGGCCTGGTACCAGACACACACCGTCGCCTATGCCCAGGAACTCGGCCACAACGTCGCTCCGATCGAGGCGTATCTGCGCCGGGAGACGGGCGCGTACCTGGATCCCTGGCACGACCGGCTCAAGACCGCCTATGTCGACACCCTCGCCGACCTCGGCGTCACCAAAGACCTCACCGACACCGAATTCCTCGCGGCGATGGAGCGGCACAAGGATGCCGACCCGGCTCTGGCCGCGGTTCTCGCCGCGATCAAGGCAACCATCAAGGGCGGCATCGGCAAGCTCCGCGAGCGCCCGCAGGGCCGCCACTACCGGCAGGGCGAACGATGGCCCGCGCTGGAGCGCCCGACCTGGCGCCCCGACATCCGCGCCGCGGTCATCTCCAAGGCGCGCGTGAACATGCACCGCAAGCTGAACAACATGGTCAAGATGACGGGCCTGTACCCGCTGGCGGTACTGTCCGACTGCGTCGTCTACCCCTCACCCGGCCGCAGCCCGCTGGACTTCCTGCCCTACAGCGCTTCCGGCAAGCCCCAGCCCGGTGGCTTCCGCCTCGGCCCCACCCCCGGCCTGGCGAAACTGGAGGGCGTCCAGGATCTGGCCTGGGCAGTCGACCTGATGGAACAGGGCCTCAACCCCGCCCGCCACATCAAGGGCGGCGACGCCGTCATGGACGACGGAGAGTAG
- a CDS encoding vWA domain-containing protein encodes MGRVQNEASAISLSKMQTQAPDLLSLYKAAGSSVRAHGLEGVRAAVYLVLDRSGSMRPYYKDGTMQHLGEQVLSLSAHLDDDGTVPVVFFSTDVDGSTDLSLGGHRGRINKLHENLGHMGRTNYHWAMDEVIDHYLASGSDAPALVIFQTDGGPTSKSAAERYLCKAARLPLFWQFIGFGDLDDNEFAFLRRLDDLAVPRHRIVDNAGFFHAGRDPRTIRDDLLYDRLLQEFPSWLSSARTAQVLQ; translated from the coding sequence ATGGGCAGGGTTCAGAATGAGGCCTCGGCAATCAGTCTGTCCAAGATGCAGACGCAGGCCCCGGATCTGCTGAGCCTCTACAAGGCGGCTGGGTCGAGCGTGCGCGCGCACGGTCTCGAGGGGGTGCGTGCTGCCGTGTATCTCGTGCTGGACCGCTCCGGTTCGATGCGGCCCTACTACAAGGACGGCACCATGCAGCATCTCGGTGAGCAGGTCCTCTCCTTGTCTGCCCACCTCGATGACGACGGCACGGTGCCAGTGGTGTTCTTCTCCACCGACGTCGACGGATCCACCGATCTCAGCCTCGGAGGGCATCGTGGCCGCATCAACAAGCTGCACGAGAACCTCGGCCACATGGGCCGGACGAACTACCACTGGGCCATGGACGAGGTCATCGACCACTACCTCGCTTCCGGCAGTGACGCCCCAGCCCTGGTGATCTTCCAGACCGACGGCGGCCCCACCAGCAAGTCCGCCGCCGAACGCTACCTGTGCAAAGCCGCCCGCCTGCCGCTGTTCTGGCAATTCATCGGCTTCGGCGACCTCGACGACAACGAGTTCGCCTTTCTCCGCCGTCTCGACGACCTGGCCGTACCCAGACACCGCATCGTCGACAACGCAGGCTTCTTCCACGCCGGCCGCGATCCGCGCACCATACGCGACGATCTCCTCTACGACCGGCTTCTGCAGGAGTTCCCCAGTTGGCTCTCGTCGGCTCGCACCGCTCAGGTCCTGCAGTGA
- a CDS encoding IS256 family transposase → MVATLVERARSEGLQLTGQGGLLQQLTKRVLDSALEGEITDHLGYERHDAVGRGSGNSRNGSRAKTVLTDVGPVEVKVPRDTAGSFEPQIVKKRQRRLTGVDEMVLSLSAKGLTHGEISAHLAEVYGAEVSKQTVSTITDKVMEGMAEWQNRPLDRVYPVLFVDAINVKIRDGKVANRPIYVVMAVTVDGTRDILGIWAGDGGEGAKYWLHVCTELKNRGLDDVLMLVCDGLKGLPEAVEAVWPRTIVQTCVVHLLRNSFRYAARQDWDKVAGALKPVYTAPSEDAATERFLEFQETWGRKYPAIVKLWSDAWAEFVPFLAFDVEIRKVICSTNAIESVNARIRRSVRARGHFPNEAAALKCIYMALMSLDPTGKGRKRWTMRWKAPLNAFQIAFEGRLTPSNN, encoded by the coding sequence CTGGTCGCGACGCTGGTGGAGCGGGCCCGGTCGGAGGGGCTGCAGCTGACCGGGCAGGGCGGGCTGCTGCAGCAGCTGACCAAGCGGGTCTTGGATTCTGCTCTGGAAGGTGAGATCACCGATCACCTCGGCTATGAACGCCACGATGCTGTCGGCCGGGGCAGCGGCAACTCCCGCAACGGGAGTCGGGCCAAGACCGTACTGACCGATGTCGGGCCGGTGGAAGTAAAGGTGCCCCGCGACACTGCCGGCAGCTTCGAGCCGCAGATCGTCAAGAAGCGACAGCGGCGCCTGACCGGCGTCGACGAGATGGTGCTTTCCTTGTCCGCGAAGGGCCTCACTCACGGAGAGATATCGGCTCATCTCGCCGAGGTGTATGGGGCGGAGGTGTCCAAGCAGACCGTCTCCACCATCACCGACAAGGTGATGGAGGGCATGGCCGAATGGCAGAACCGTCCCCTCGACCGCGTCTATCCCGTCCTGTTCGTGGACGCCATCAACGTCAAGATCAGGGACGGGAAGGTCGCGAACCGTCCCATCTACGTGGTGATGGCGGTGACGGTGGACGGCACCCGCGACATCCTCGGCATCTGGGCCGGCGACGGCGGCGAGGGCGCGAAGTACTGGCTGCACGTGTGCACGGAGCTGAAGAACCGCGGCCTGGACGACGTGCTCATGCTGGTCTGCGACGGGCTCAAAGGGCTCCCCGAGGCCGTGGAGGCCGTCTGGCCTCGCACGATTGTCCAGACGTGCGTGGTTCACCTGCTGCGGAACTCGTTCCGATACGCCGCCCGCCAGGACTGGGACAAGGTCGCAGGGGCCCTCAAGCCCGTCTACACCGCGCCCAGCGAGGACGCCGCGACGGAGCGGTTCCTGGAGTTCCAGGAGACGTGGGGCCGGAAGTACCCGGCGATCGTGAAGCTGTGGTCGGACGCCTGGGCCGAGTTCGTGCCCTTCCTCGCCTTCGACGTCGAGATCCGCAAGGTCATCTGCAGCACGAACGCGATCGAAAGCGTCAACGCCCGCATCCGCAGGTCCGTCCGCGCCCGCGGACACTTCCCCAACGAGGCCGCCGCCCTCAAGTGCATCTACATGGCGCTGATGAGCCTGGACCCGACAGGGAAGGGCCGCAAGCGGTGGACCATGCGCTGGAAGGCACCCCTCAACGCCTTCCAGATCGCCTTCGAGGGCCGCCTGACCCCGAGCAACAACTGA
- a CDS encoding vWA domain-containing protein, which yields MQRVLPFYLAVDTSTSMYVSGRLDAVQETVVRFTEELLSNPLLGEHIRLGLVTFSDQAELVLPLTDLTELRSLPRLSGHGAAHYGVLFRYLGRVIERDLRVLRAHDTVTFRPFVFLLTAGMPSDSGWEQAFHEFDELTRAQLVVMGVGMEELPPEVLRRLNPVDAEAWSDVPADVLAARITSVLERYAMSLIASTMVSINRDSDPPRMPPPNPPLNETDIR from the coding sequence GTGCAGCGTGTACTGCCCTTCTACCTGGCTGTGGACACCTCGACATCCATGTATGTGTCAGGGCGCCTCGACGCGGTGCAGGAAACGGTCGTCCGGTTCACTGAGGAACTGCTGAGCAACCCGCTCCTCGGCGAGCATATTCGGCTCGGCCTCGTGACCTTCAGCGACCAGGCGGAGCTGGTTCTCCCACTGACCGACCTCACCGAACTGCGTTCCCTGCCACGGCTGTCCGGGCACGGCGCCGCCCATTACGGCGTTCTCTTCCGCTACCTGGGCCGGGTGATCGAACGAGACCTGAGGGTCCTCCGCGCCCATGACACAGTGACCTTCCGGCCCTTCGTCTTTCTCCTCACCGCCGGTATGCCTTCGGACTCCGGCTGGGAGCAGGCGTTCCACGAATTCGACGAGCTGACACGCGCGCAACTGGTGGTCATGGGTGTCGGCATGGAGGAACTGCCACCCGAGGTCCTGCGACGCCTCAACCCGGTGGACGCCGAGGCGTGGAGCGACGTTCCCGCCGATGTACTCGCAGCCAGGATCACCTCGGTGCTGGAGAGGTACGCCATGTCGTTGATCGCCTCGACGATGGTCTCGATCAACCGGGACTCGGATCCGCCTCGAATGCCGCCACCGAACCCGCCGCTGAACGAAACCGACATCCGCTGA
- a CDS encoding 3'-5' exonuclease: MDSTWTERLVNVVDVEATCWAGSQPPGAVSEIIEIGLTVIDLAAGERLARHRILVRPVRSTVSEFCTELTGLTPHEVDQGVSFAEACQLLAAEHRAGTRPWVSWGDYDRHQFTRQCQATRTPYPFGRHHTNAKAVFTEAYGLRKRPGMAQALEIAGRPLEGRHHRGEDDAWNIAALVLHLSERGVWPATVEHPV; the protein is encoded by the coding sequence ATGGACAGCACCTGGACCGAGCGCCTCGTCAACGTCGTGGACGTCGAGGCGACCTGCTGGGCCGGTTCCCAGCCGCCTGGCGCGGTCAGCGAGATCATCGAGATCGGACTGACCGTCATCGACCTGGCTGCCGGTGAGCGCCTCGCCCGGCACCGGATCCTGGTGAGGCCCGTCCGGTCCACGGTTAGCGAGTTCTGCACGGAGCTGACCGGCCTCACCCCACACGAAGTCGACCAGGGGGTCAGCTTCGCCGAGGCATGCCAGCTGCTGGCGGCTGAGCACCGCGCAGGCACCCGGCCGTGGGTCAGTTGGGGCGACTACGACCGACACCAGTTCACCCGGCAGTGCCAGGCCACACGGACGCCCTACCCCTTCGGCCGCCACCACACCAACGCCAAGGCGGTCTTCACCGAGGCGTATGGTCTGCGCAAACGCCCCGGCATGGCACAGGCCCTGGAGATCGCCGGGCGGCCGCTTGAAGGCCGTCACCACCGGGGCGAGGACGATGCCTGGAACATCGCGGCCCTCGTGCTCCACCTGTCCGAACGGGGCGTCTGGCCAGCCACGGTCGAACACCCCGTCTGA
- a CDS encoding NUDIX domain-containing protein gives MERVDAQDRVLGVVSRRDAVREGWLHRVGVVVCRDRQGRFLVHRRAEHLSRFPGHYELGVGGAAGVGESYEQAAARELSEELGVRATACLRFKFLNRGGLSPHWLAVCDAVLPEIVAPDPEEVAWHGWLTESELRRALQQWTFTPDSQAVFDRYLACRAAPDSAQERCS, from the coding sequence GTGGAACGTGTTGACGCTCAGGACCGTGTGCTGGGGGTAGTCAGTCGGCGGGACGCCGTTCGGGAGGGCTGGCTGCACCGGGTTGGCGTGGTGGTGTGCCGCGATAGGCAAGGCCGTTTTCTCGTCCATCGGCGTGCCGAGCACCTGTCCCGTTTCCCAGGGCACTACGAACTCGGGGTCGGGGGTGCTGCGGGAGTCGGCGAGTCCTATGAGCAGGCAGCTGCCCGCGAGCTCAGCGAGGAGCTGGGAGTGCGGGCAACAGCGTGCCTTCGGTTCAAGTTCCTCAACCGGGGCGGGCTCAGCCCTCACTGGCTTGCGGTCTGTGACGCCGTGCTTCCGGAGATCGTCGCCCCCGATCCGGAAGAGGTGGCCTGGCACGGGTGGCTGACTGAGTCCGAGCTGCGACGGGCTCTGCAGCAGTGGACCTTCACTCCTGATAGCCAGGCGGTTTTCGATCGATATCTCGCTTGTCGTGCTGCCCCGGATTCTGCGCAGGAACGGTGCTCATGA